In Desulfuromonas sp. KJ2020, a single window of DNA contains:
- the gltX gene encoding glutamate--tRNA ligase: MSDLRVRFAPSPTGYLHIGGARTALFNYLLAQKEKGTFVLRIEDTDVARSTQESVDAILQAMDWLGLSYDEGPFYQSDRFDLYKEKVQQLLDEGKAYRCYCTAEELEAKREAALKSGGKPKYDGTCRDRQDVPEGQPYVVRFRSPEEGVTEFNDRIKGKISFQNNELDDVIIQRTDGTPTYNFVVVVDDATMNITLVLRGDDHINNTPRQILMYQALGYSVPEFGHVPMILGADKSRLSKRHGATSVMAYKEMGYLPEAMVNYLVRLGWSFGDEEIFSLAELIEKFSLENVGRSAGVFNPDKLLWLNAHYIKTGDPVRLGQLLQEFLQKDGIDTAAGPELTAVVKTLQDRAKTLVEMAQGAAFYFKPEVEFEPAAVEKFLTADKRPVLESVMRHLDSIDVWNETTIEAAFGAVMEETGLKLGKIGPSVRVALVGGTTSPGIFDVLAVLGKEASLKRLQTALARLG; the protein is encoded by the coding sequence ATGTCTGATCTGCGCGTTCGCTTTGCCCCCAGCCCGACGGGGTACCTGCATATTGGCGGTGCCCGTACGGCGCTTTTCAACTACCTGCTGGCCCAAAAAGAAAAGGGGACCTTCGTCTTGCGTATCGAAGATACGGACGTGGCCCGCTCCACTCAGGAATCGGTTGACGCCATCCTGCAGGCCATGGACTGGCTCGGGCTCTCCTACGACGAAGGGCCTTTTTATCAGTCGGACCGTTTCGACCTGTACAAAGAGAAGGTTCAGCAACTGCTCGATGAAGGCAAGGCCTACCGCTGCTATTGTACGGCGGAAGAGTTGGAAGCCAAGCGGGAGGCAGCGCTCAAAAGCGGGGGTAAACCCAAGTATGATGGCACCTGTCGGGACCGCCAGGATGTACCTGAAGGGCAGCCCTATGTCGTTCGCTTCCGTTCGCCCGAAGAAGGAGTCACGGAATTCAACGACCGCATCAAAGGGAAAATCAGTTTTCAGAACAACGAACTTGATGACGTCATTATTCAACGCACCGACGGGACGCCGACCTACAATTTTGTTGTGGTCGTTGATGACGCTACCATGAACATTACCCTGGTGCTGCGTGGCGATGACCATATCAACAATACGCCCCGTCAGATTCTGATGTACCAGGCCCTCGGCTATTCCGTGCCCGAATTCGGCCACGTTCCCATGATTCTGGGCGCCGACAAGAGTCGTCTGTCCAAGCGCCATGGCGCTACCTCGGTCATGGCCTACAAAGAGATGGGCTATCTGCCCGAGGCCATGGTGAATTACCTGGTACGACTGGGCTGGTCCTTTGGGGACGAGGAGATCTTTTCTTTGGCCGAACTGATCGAGAAGTTCAGCCTGGAAAATGTCGGGCGTTCCGCCGGCGTCTTCAATCCCGACAAGCTGCTGTGGCTCAACGCCCATTACATCAAGACGGGCGACCCGGTTCGCCTCGGGCAACTGCTGCAGGAGTTTCTGCAGAAGGACGGCATCGACACCGCTGCCGGCCCTGAGCTGACCGCTGTCGTCAAAACTCTGCAGGATCGCGCCAAAACGTTGGTGGAGATGGCGCAGGGGGCGGCTTTTTACTTCAAGCCGGAGGTGGAGTTTGAGCCGGCGGCGGTGGAGAAATTCCTCACCGCCGACAAGAGGCCGGTGCTCGAGTCCGTCATGCGCCACCTGGACTCCATCGACGTGTGGAATGAAACCACTATTGAAGCGGCTTTTGGGGCCGTGATGGAAGAAACCGGTCTCAAGCTCGGCAAGATCGGTCCCTCCGTCCGTGTGGCCCTGGTCGGCGGCACCACCAGCCCCGGAATCTTCGATGTTCTCGCCGTGCTGGGCAAAGAAGCCAGTCTGAAACGCCTGCAGACGGCGCTGGCCCGCCTCGGATAG
- the amrB gene encoding AmmeMemoRadiSam system protein B, which produces MARHPAVAGQFYPGTLTELKTLLDRLIPSEEFKTEAYGLVSPHAGYLYSGAIAGKTFSQVKIPPKVIILGPNHHGYGHDAAIYSHGEWQTPLGNTPVATDLVQEILIAGPDFAADELAHRFEHSLEVQLPFIQYLAPEAAIVPICVGHLALNTLIALGEALGEVISRHGREILMVASSDMTHYESGKSAREKDALAIEKMLELDPVGLYRTVTDNRISMCGVMPVTLMLIAARKAGAQRARLVEYGNSGDVTGDQSEVVGYAGLVIERDGAAG; this is translated from the coding sequence ATGGCTCGTCATCCCGCTGTGGCCGGGCAATTTTACCCCGGCACTCTCACCGAACTGAAAACCCTTCTCGATCGCCTGATCCCGTCAGAAGAATTTAAAACCGAGGCCTATGGGCTGGTTTCACCCCATGCCGGCTACCTCTATTCGGGGGCTATTGCCGGTAAAACCTTTTCCCAGGTCAAAATCCCCCCCAAGGTCATTATTTTGGGACCCAATCACCATGGCTACGGTCATGACGCCGCTATTTATTCCCACGGGGAATGGCAGACCCCTCTGGGGAACACGCCCGTTGCCACGGACCTTGTGCAGGAAATCCTCATAGCTGGTCCTGATTTTGCCGCCGATGAACTGGCCCATCGTTTTGAGCATTCGCTGGAAGTGCAGCTCCCCTTTATTCAGTATCTGGCCCCTGAAGCCGCCATTGTTCCCATCTGTGTCGGGCATCTGGCCTTAAATACGCTCATCGCCTTAGGAGAGGCTTTGGGGGAAGTGATCAGCCGACATGGCCGGGAGATTCTGATGGTGGCCAGTTCCGACATGACCCACTACGAGTCAGGCAAGTCGGCCCGTGAAAAGGACGCCCTGGCCATTGAGAAAATGCTGGAACTTGATCCGGTCGGACTGTATCGCACGGTCACCGATAATCGCATCAGCATGTGCGGCGTCATGCCGGTCACCCTCATGCTGATCGCTGCCCGCAAGGCCGGGGCACAAAGGGCTCGCCTCGTGGAGTACGGCAACTCGGGAGACGTCACTGGGGACCAGTCGGAGGTCGTCGGCTATGCCGGTCTCGTCATCGAACGGGACGGAGCGGCCGGATAA
- a CDS encoding sulfite exporter TauE/SafE family protein, with the protein MSFFSPLIVTIFILLGSTAGFLAGLLGIGGGVILVPLFLWAFPLAGVHEDIVAHLAFGTSLAIIIPTAISSTLMHRRHGNVNWHQVLWLVMGGVLGAFVGGTAASFLSGPWLKGLFGLMLITVAVRMFFAKPYLPPERETGVPRAHLCGVGLVGGGFSAFFGIGGGVVAVPLMVILLQMPAHLAVGNSSALIVASSLFGTLTYVVHGLGNPLVPPYSLGFVSAPVATLIAPLSIIFASLGVRVARRVDHGKLLKIFAFLLIIIGFRMALILLLER; encoded by the coding sequence ATGTCTTTTTTCTCCCCCCTTATCGTCACCATTTTTATTCTGCTGGGTTCCACTGCCGGGTTTTTAGCCGGTCTTCTGGGTATTGGCGGCGGCGTCATTCTGGTTCCCCTTTTTCTCTGGGCCTTTCCTCTGGCTGGCGTCCATGAGGATATTGTTGCCCATCTGGCCTTTGGCACCAGTCTGGCCATTATCATCCCGACAGCCATCAGCAGCACCCTGATGCACCGTCGCCATGGCAACGTCAACTGGCATCAGGTGCTCTGGTTGGTGATGGGCGGCGTGTTGGGGGCCTTCGTCGGCGGTACGGCGGCCTCTTTCCTCTCCGGCCCCTGGCTTAAAGGTCTCTTCGGGCTGATGCTCATTACGGTGGCGGTGCGCATGTTTTTCGCCAAGCCCTATCTTCCGCCGGAGCGAGAGACTGGCGTACCCCGCGCTCATCTTTGTGGGGTAGGACTCGTCGGCGGCGGGTTCAGCGCTTTTTTCGGCATCGGTGGCGGGGTCGTCGCGGTGCCGCTGATGGTGATTCTTCTGCAGATGCCCGCCCATCTGGCGGTCGGCAACTCCAGTGCCCTCATCGTGGCCTCCTCGCTATTCGGGACGCTGACCTATGTGGTTCACGGTCTGGGAAATCCGCTTGTTCCTCCATATTCCCTCGGATTTGTCAGTGCTCCTGTCGCTACCCTCATTGCGCCCCTGTCCATTATTTTTGCCAGCCTCGGCGTTCGGGTTGCCCGCCGGGTGGACCATGGTAAACTCTTAAAGATTTTTGCGTTTTTGCTAATCATTATTGGCTTTAGAATGGCTTTAATCCTTCTGTTGGAACGCTAG
- a CDS encoding HAD family phosphatase, which translates to MLKAVIFDFDGVIVDTEPLHHRAFMDVLAPFGISCSWPEYREHYMGFDDRDGFRAFFERAGKKLTDADLHHLIAQKAAAFRQIATQGVTPYPGVVELIKSLAATMPVALCSGALRSDIEPILGSLAIAHHFAAVVTADDVQHSKPDPESYRLTVFRLKQKGLLEDFATEGILVIEDTPAGIESARGAGLSVLAVSNSYPQSFLESLQVPVVSSLANMTDRDLASLVSQKL; encoded by the coding sequence ATGCTTAAAGCCGTGATCTTTGACTTCGATGGGGTTATCGTCGACACAGAACCCCTGCATCACCGGGCCTTCATGGACGTTCTGGCCCCCTTCGGTATTTCCTGCAGCTGGCCGGAGTATCGCGAACACTATATGGGCTTCGATGACCGGGATGGCTTCCGCGCCTTTTTTGAGCGGGCGGGTAAAAAGCTGACCGACGCGGATCTGCACCATCTGATCGCCCAAAAAGCCGCTGCCTTTCGGCAGATTGCCACCCAGGGGGTCACGCCGTATCCCGGTGTCGTCGAACTCATTAAATCCTTGGCCGCCACGATGCCCGTGGCCCTGTGCAGCGGGGCCTTGCGTAGTGATATCGAGCCTATTCTGGGCAGCCTTGCCATTGCCCATCATTTCGCCGCCGTAGTGACGGCGGACGATGTCCAGCACAGCAAGCCCGATCCGGAAAGCTACCGGCTTACGGTCTTCCGCCTTAAACAGAAGGGCCTGCTTGAGGATTTTGCCACCGAGGGTATTCTTGTCATAGAAGATACGCCAGCCGGCATCGAATCTGCCCGCGGTGCCGGCCTGTCTGTCCTGGCCGTATCGAACAGCTATCCGCAATCCTTTCTTGAATCTTTGCAGGTGCCAGTCGTTTCGTCTCTGGCGAATATGACCGACCGGGACCTGGCATCGCTGGTCAGCCAAAAACTCTGA
- a CDS encoding MTH1187 family thiamine-binding protein: MAVVEVSITPLGTATPSVSVFVAGCLEVIRSSGLTYQLTPMGTVIEGDLDDILAVIRQMHESPFEAGAVRVSTLIKIDDRRDLPRHTMAGKVRSVEDKL; encoded by the coding sequence ATGGCTGTTGTGGAAGTAAGTATTACGCCATTGGGAACCGCTACTCCTAGTGTTTCAGTCTTTGTGGCCGGCTGTCTCGAGGTGATACGCAGCTCAGGGCTCACCTACCAGTTGACCCCGATGGGAACCGTTATCGAGGGCGACCTGGACGATATTCTGGCCGTCATCCGCCAGATGCACGAAAGCCCCTTTGAGGCTGGCGCCGTACGGGTGTCGACCCTGATTAAAATCGATGATCGGCGTGATCTGCCCCGTCATACCATGGCGGGCAAGGTGCGATCGGTGGAGGATAAACTGTAA
- a CDS encoding c-type cytochrome, giving the protein MNYPMWYLPEIGGGTMIALIAIIHVFVSHFAVGGGLYLVLAERKGIRANDQGILDFTRKHTKFFLLVTMVFGGLTGVAIWFIISLVQPAGTSFLIHTFVFAWATEWVFFLVEIVALFIYFYTFGRMDHRNHQIIGWIYFVAAWISLFIINGIIGFMLTPGGWLQDGDFWSGFFNPTFWPSLFFRTFVALMMAGSYAFVTTAFVKDASLKRTMTVFSGKWVLGSLLAALPSGLWYVAVLPQPAMALVKGSSPTIARALSWGTWAIVGILIVSLLLTLTKPARHNGIYATVVMVCAFLFIGSFEWTREGARRPYVINEVMYSNGIFKRDVERLNTEGFLQNAKWVRIQEFHEESLLEIGQDMFKNQCYACHTIGGFNNDIVPRTANMSFSALVSYLETIHDRRYFMPPFAGTSDEMRSLATYIYSGLQGKSMAETVAVSAAAGQISPGEQLFADNCVFCHEAALIKTKTAGWSRDRIRQGMDNLSGLNPAMPDFYGSDKEKDQLSDFILALNAPASRVVGVEHHPGESVFETHCSMCHSLRADYNPLLPKIDGWERTRLRQALDRLDSLNPAMPPLQASEEEKDALADYLMEESREVL; this is encoded by the coding sequence ATGAATTATCCCATGTGGTATCTGCCTGAAATCGGCGGAGGGACAATGATCGCTTTGATCGCGATTATTCATGTCTTTGTTTCTCATTTCGCGGTTGGTGGCGGTCTTTACCTGGTTCTGGCCGAACGCAAGGGAATCCGGGCCAATGATCAGGGCATCCTCGACTTCACTCGCAAGCACACCAAGTTTTTTCTGCTGGTGACCATGGTTTTCGGCGGGCTGACCGGTGTGGCCATCTGGTTTATCATTTCACTGGTGCAACCTGCCGGCACCTCGTTTCTGATTCACACTTTTGTCTTCGCCTGGGCGACGGAATGGGTCTTTTTCCTGGTGGAGATTGTCGCTCTCTTCATCTACTTCTACACCTTCGGGCGCATGGATCACCGCAACCACCAGATTATCGGCTGGATTTATTTTGTTGCCGCCTGGATAAGCCTCTTCATCATCAATGGCATTATTGGTTTCATGCTTACGCCTGGAGGGTGGCTTCAGGATGGTGACTTCTGGTCAGGCTTCTTTAATCCGACCTTCTGGCCCTCGCTGTTTTTCCGCACCTTTGTCGCCTTGATGATGGCTGGCTCCTATGCTTTCGTGACCACGGCCTTTGTCAAGGATGCTTCCCTTAAACGCACCATGACAGTTTTTTCGGGCAAATGGGTGCTCGGCTCGCTGCTCGCGGCTCTGCCCAGCGGCCTCTGGTATGTGGCTGTGCTGCCGCAACCGGCCATGGCCCTGGTGAAGGGCTCCTCACCGACCATTGCCAGGGCTCTCTCCTGGGGGACCTGGGCCATCGTCGGCATCCTGATCGTCAGCCTGCTCCTCACCCTGACCAAACCGGCCCGGCACAATGGCATTTATGCCACTGTCGTCATGGTCTGCGCTTTTCTGTTTATTGGCTCTTTCGAATGGACGCGGGAGGGGGCGAGAAGACCTTATGTCATCAATGAGGTCATGTATTCCAACGGCATTTTCAAGCGGGATGTGGAGCGCCTGAACACCGAAGGTTTTCTGCAAAACGCCAAATGGGTGCGTATTCAGGAATTTCACGAGGAAAGTCTGCTTGAAATCGGTCAAGACATGTTCAAGAACCAGTGCTATGCCTGCCACACCATTGGAGGCTTTAACAACGATATTGTTCCTCGCACGGCCAATATGAGCTTTTCAGCCCTGGTCAGTTATCTGGAAACTATTCATGACCGACGCTATTTCATGCCTCCTTTTGCCGGAACTTCGGACGAGATGAGGTCCTTGGCGACTTATATTTACAGCGGCCTGCAGGGCAAATCGATGGCAGAAACGGTGGCTGTTTCAGCGGCAGCCGGCCAAATCAGCCCCGGGGAGCAGCTTTTTGCCGACAATTGCGTTTTCTGCCATGAGGCGGCATTGATCAAGACCAAGACTGCTGGCTGGTCGCGCGACCGGATTCGCCAGGGGATGGACAATCTGAGCGGGCTCAATCCGGCCATGCCCGATTTTTATGGCTCGGATAAGGAAAAAGACCAGTTGAGCGACTTTATCCTGGCCCTGAATGCGCCTGCATCCCGGGTCGTCGGGGTCGAGCATCATCCAGGCGAATCGGTCTTCGAGACGCACTGTTCCATGTGCCACAGCCTGCGAGCTGACTACAACCCGCTGCTGCCGAAAATCGACGGATGGGAACGGACTCGTCTGCGCCAGGCCCTCGACCGGCTCGATTCCCTCAATCCGGCCATGCCGCCGCTGCAGGCAAGCGAGGAGGAGAAAGACGCCTTGGCTGACTACCTTATGGAAGAATCCCGGGAGGTCCTGTGA
- a CDS encoding SDR family oxidoreductase, whose amino-acid sequence MLPKGKSPIFTMTRCRTKPEKRLLVTGATGFIGSHLAGALAEAGHSVFLLIRALNAEGTTAYDRWNRIADWLGLSPAARARIKVFVGNLDDPDLNLSLDDARFLKANTEEIVHAAGSTSFSEKKRNEIFQTNLIGLKNILSFVDRGICRRIHAISTAYVGEGTQTPCRECIFPAHGFFNPYEESKHQAEILLREFCNRNGLRLSIYRPSVVYGNSLTGRTFRFNALYHPVRSIAYLRDLFKKDLLENGGKQARKMGISLDSTTQTLHMPIRFQKRQGTGVNLIPIDYCTDAILELMNVPEKDLIFHIVNTQNTPLTDLVSFAGRFLKVSGMGVDGVSAQRAQQDPTPGALDHLFLRYMEAYQPYIEDTRIFDDSRAARTLSPAGIRCPKFSYAIFEKCMTYAVESNWGRTLGL is encoded by the coding sequence ATGCTGCCGAAAGGAAAATCTCCTATATTCACTATGACGCGATGCCGCACAAAACCGGAAAAACGTCTCCTTGTAACCGGAGCCACGGGTTTCATCGGCAGCCATCTTGCCGGCGCACTGGCGGAAGCAGGGCACTCGGTCTTTCTGTTGATCCGCGCTTTAAACGCGGAAGGCACCACAGCGTATGATCGCTGGAATCGGATTGCGGACTGGCTCGGGCTTTCCCCGGCCGCGCGTGCGCGCATTAAGGTTTTCGTCGGTAATCTGGATGATCCCGACCTGAACCTGTCTTTGGATGATGCCCGCTTCCTGAAGGCCAACACAGAGGAAATTGTTCATGCGGCAGGCAGTACGTCTTTCTCTGAAAAAAAACGCAACGAAATATTTCAAACCAACCTCATCGGACTCAAAAATATCCTTTCATTCGTGGACCGAGGTATCTGTCGCCGCATTCATGCCATCAGTACGGCCTATGTAGGGGAGGGGACCCAGACCCCCTGCAGGGAGTGCATCTTCCCTGCTCACGGTTTTTTCAACCCCTACGAAGAATCCAAGCACCAGGCGGAAATTCTGCTCCGGGAATTCTGCAACCGAAATGGCCTGCGTCTTTCTATCTATCGTCCTTCAGTTGTTTACGGGAACTCCCTCACAGGCAGGACCTTTAGGTTCAACGCCCTTTATCACCCTGTTCGCTCCATCGCCTACCTCCGTGACCTATTCAAGAAAGATCTCCTGGAAAACGGTGGCAAACAGGCGAGGAAGATGGGTATCTCACTGGATTCCACCACTCAAACGCTTCACATGCCTATTCGTTTTCAGAAACGGCAGGGAACGGGTGTGAACCTGATCCCGATTGATTATTGTACCGATGCCATTCTTGAACTTATGAATGTTCCCGAAAAAGATTTAATTTTTCACATCGTCAATACGCAGAACACCCCACTTACTGACCTGGTTTCATTTGCTGGAAGATTCCTCAAGGTATCGGGGATGGGTGTTGATGGTGTCTCAGCGCAACGGGCACAGCAAGACCCAACGCCAGGTGCTTTAGATCATCTTTTCCTGCGTTACATGGAAGCCTATCAGCCTTATATCGAAGACACGCGGATATTTGATGACAGCCGTGCTGCGCGTACCCTGTCGCCAGCAGGAATCCGCTGTCCGAAATTTTCCTATGCAATTTTTGAGAAGTGCATGACGTACGCGGTGGAAAGCAACTGGGGGCGAACGCTGGGGCTGTGA
- a CDS encoding FAD-binding oxidoreductase yields MISNEAALTAAQCRHYSMCKIDYLGTGICPAGAENHFVSYYPQGRMDLVKAIAAGQLPVTQRLVDIADTCTLCGVCDLQCHFISELRPMPVMKELKKHVEDHLAAGKPVQLEFEDKSLKSHDPLLMELQEITGPRWASNDPAITTAYYSDPCPVTIPKLPRAVVLPKSVEEVEDIVRVANKYGVSFMVRGNGSSVMGFVMTDGILIDTQRLKNMDFDTDNWCVTVGAGVSAFDLQKEAFARGYRVNVAEPAALVCANLMCSGIMSLFSTSYGTLDDGYVDAELVSPQGDRFRLKDKRDAHPYRFIREDRPLAGICTSVQIKLYPTTADEEGFLVPVESLQEGLILVRELSIRRIGFGLGVLGADYISAFMSPVATLARTVKDFTESMLRAPFMVMVLGDAKDRAAVQNMNRTIISNDLFRTLMLGLSKLSPASGKSHDTLADILQPLDDGDGLPLFHLLARSDLQPLVEAALEPSPETHASVVPEDLRTAYTRLYERPEMTDLVWLNMFRILSSRMGREKHLLPLILYVPLDKPGVIGVLVSGFKRIADSFNLKNDFGFVSPLDLGKRAFLEYDFYLDQNDPDEIQRSRMALGEAAELIEKTSATVAGVQWIRYTLNQGCCRKENLLYSL; encoded by the coding sequence ATGATTTCAAACGAGGCCGCTCTTACCGCTGCTCAGTGCCGTCACTATTCCATGTGCAAGATCGACTATCTTGGAACAGGGATTTGTCCGGCGGGGGCGGAAAACCATTTCGTCTCGTATTATCCGCAGGGACGTATGGACCTTGTCAAGGCCATCGCGGCCGGACAACTTCCCGTGACGCAACGTCTTGTGGATATTGCCGATACATGCACTCTTTGCGGAGTCTGTGATTTGCAGTGTCATTTTATCTCTGAACTTCGTCCCATGCCGGTTATGAAAGAACTTAAAAAACATGTCGAAGACCATCTCGCGGCGGGTAAACCTGTGCAGCTGGAATTCGAGGATAAGTCGCTCAAAAGCCATGATCCCCTTCTTATGGAACTTCAGGAAATAACCGGCCCAAGATGGGCATCCAATGACCCGGCCATCACCACCGCTTATTACTCGGACCCTTGTCCGGTGACCATTCCCAAGCTTCCCCGTGCCGTGGTCCTTCCAAAATCAGTCGAAGAAGTCGAGGACATTGTTCGTGTCGCTAATAAGTACGGCGTCTCGTTCATGGTTCGCGGCAACGGCTCCAGTGTCATGGGGTTTGTCATGACCGATGGCATTTTGATTGACACCCAGCGGCTGAAAAACATGGATTTCGACACAGACAACTGGTGTGTCACCGTGGGGGCCGGTGTTTCCGCCTTTGATCTTCAGAAAGAAGCCTTTGCCAGGGGATACCGGGTCAACGTAGCTGAACCGGCGGCCTTGGTTTGCGCCAATCTCATGTGCTCGGGGATCATGTCTCTTTTCAGCACCAGCTACGGAACACTCGATGATGGCTATGTGGATGCCGAATTGGTCAGCCCGCAGGGGGACCGCTTCAGACTGAAGGACAAAAGAGACGCGCATCCGTATCGTTTTATCCGTGAAGACCGCCCACTTGCCGGTATTTGCACCTCCGTCCAGATAAAGTTGTATCCGACGACAGCGGACGAGGAAGGATTCCTGGTCCCTGTGGAGAGCCTTCAGGAAGGCTTGATCCTGGTTCGGGAATTGTCCATCCGGAGAATCGGCTTCGGGCTTGGGGTGCTGGGAGCCGATTATATCTCTGCATTCATGTCACCAGTCGCCACGCTGGCCCGCACTGTGAAGGATTTCACCGAAAGTATGCTTCGGGCTCCTTTCATGGTGATGGTTCTGGGGGACGCCAAGGATCGTGCCGCAGTGCAAAATATGAACCGGACTATTATATCCAATGACCTGTTCCGCACCCTGATGCTGGGGCTGTCAAAACTTTCGCCGGCATCGGGAAAAAGTCATGACACCCTCGCCGATATTCTGCAACCCTTGGACGACGGGGATGGACTGCCGCTCTTTCATCTTTTGGCACGAAGCGATCTTCAACCTCTGGTTGAGGCCGCCTTGGAGCCCTCACCCGAGACTCATGCCAGCGTCGTTCCTGAAGACCTTCGGACCGCCTATACACGCCTCTATGAACGGCCGGAGATGACCGATCTCGTCTGGCTCAACATGTTCCGAATTCTCAGCTCCCGGATGGGACGGGAGAAACACCTGCTCCCGTTGATTCTTTATGTCCCTCTCGACAAACCCGGCGTGATTGGCGTCCTTGTGAGTGGATTCAAACGGATCGCTGATTCCTTCAATTTGAAGAATGACTTTGGTTTTGTCTCACCCCTTGATCTGGGCAAGCGTGCTTTTCTGGAATATGACTTCTACCTTGATCAAAATGATCCGGACGAAATCCAGCGCTCCCGGATGGCACTGGGCGAAGCCGCAGAATTGATTGAAAAAACATCCGCCACGGTGGCCGGTGTTCAGTGGATCCGGTACACCTTGAACCAGGGATGCTGCCGAAAGGAAAATCTCCTATATTCACTATGA
- a CDS encoding type 1 glutamine amidotransferase domain-containing protein, with translation MKALILSADNFEDSELLVPYYRLKEADVEVTVASLKRGAITGKHGYEVTVDKTMDEVDPDDYAILLLPGGKAPAEVRRVPKALEIARSFFAGSKPVTAICHGPQILISADLLKGRRATCYKSVVDELKEAGARYEDREVVVDGNLVTSRQPSDLPAFMRETMKQLGL, from the coding sequence ATGAAGGCTTTGATTTTAAGTGCAGATAATTTTGAAGACTCTGAGCTGCTGGTTCCCTATTACCGCCTGAAAGAAGCCGATGTCGAAGTGACGGTCGCTTCGCTGAAGCGAGGGGCAATCACCGGAAAGCATGGGTACGAGGTGACTGTGGACAAAACCATGGATGAAGTCGATCCTGATGATTATGCAATCCTGCTCCTGCCCGGGGGGAAGGCGCCGGCAGAAGTGAGAAGAGTACCGAAAGCGCTGGAGATAGCCCGGAGCTTTTTTGCTGGCAGTAAGCCGGTTACCGCCATCTGTCACGGGCCACAGATCTTGATTAGCGCCGATCTCCTGAAAGGGCGACGTGCTACCTGCTACAAGTCGGTGGTCGATGAGTTGAAAGAGGCTGGTGCGCGTTATGAGGACAGAGAGGTCGTTGTTGATGGCAATCTGGTAACGTCCCGGCAACCCTCAGATCTCCCAGCTTTTATGCGCGAAACCATGAAGCAGCTTGGACTTTAG
- the pgsA gene encoding CDP-diacylglycerol--glycerol-3-phosphate 3-phosphatidyltransferase, whose protein sequence is MKPSLDLLNLPNMLTLARVGAVPLLVVLLLFDRPSTSFWAAMVFALASLTDWLDGYLARKWNIVTVLGKFLDPLADKLLVMAALIMMIPMGRVPAWAVFIILAREIIITGLRSIAAADGVVIAASPLGKYKTVFQMVAIIALLLHYDIYWFFGVEWSLLQVNMHNVGIFFFIIALVLTVWSGVDYLLKFFKVIAR, encoded by the coding sequence ATGAAGCCATCCCTCGATCTGCTCAACCTGCCCAATATGCTCACCCTGGCTCGGGTCGGGGCCGTGCCGCTGCTGGTTGTTCTGCTGCTGTTTGATAGGCCTTCCACCAGTTTCTGGGCAGCTATGGTCTTCGCGCTGGCCTCTCTGACCGACTGGCTCGACGGCTACCTAGCCCGTAAATGGAATATCGTGACCGTTCTCGGCAAGTTCCTCGATCCACTCGCCGACAAACTCCTCGTTATGGCGGCCCTGATCATGATGATTCCCATGGGGCGCGTGCCCGCCTGGGCCGTCTTCATCATTCTGGCGCGGGAGATCATCATCACCGGCCTGCGTTCCATTGCCGCCGCCGACGGCGTGGTTATCGCCGCCAGTCCCCTGGGGAAATACAAGACCGTCTTCCAGATGGTGGCCATTATTGCGCTGCTGCTGCATTATGACATCTATTGGTTCTTCGGAGTGGAATGGAGCCTGCTGCAGGTCAATATGCACAATGTCGGTATCTTCTTTTTCATCATCGCCCTGGTGCTGACGGTCTGGTCAGGGGTAGACTATCTCCTTAAATTCTTTAAAGTTATTGCCAGATAA